The Gasterosteus aculeatus chromosome 8, fGasAcu3.hap1.1, whole genome shotgun sequence genome has a window encoding:
- the nek1 gene encoding serine/threonine-protein kinase Nek1 isoform X1, which translates to MDKYEKVKKIGEGSFGKAILVKSKQDGRQYVIKEIGISAMSSKERQESRKEVAVLANMSHPNIVQYKESFEEGGCLYIVMDYCEGGDLFKKINTQKGVLFSEEQILDWFVQICLALKHVHDRKILHRDIKSQNIFLTKDGTVQLGDFGIARVLNSTVELARTCIGTPYYLSPEICENKPYNNKSDIWALGCVLYEMCTLKHAFEAGNMKNLVLKIIRGSYPPVSVHYSQELRSLLAALFKRSPRERPSVSGVLDKPFLTCRIQRFLTPQVIAQEFRHNFLHKQPKVGSVQGPSAKRPAPASTPLNPSHKITKPASKYGVPLAARKVSDAARRPAVKHKAAPHPAAPQRRGSQVEEERKKREDVLRKRMELIEKERKRREQVFLLKAEQMKRYEKEKIDRINQAREQGWKHVLSSSGGSSPERKCFAGGGKVFVPTSVQGASKTPCEHHHAALDQMANLQAKVLRREGPSAGPGSPTRVPVLPSGPARLLNCDAIKRELQRLQHVSKPAHLCRPRGHAAAGRAHQVEEFLQRKREAILNKVRAEGQLGTRHSPAASHGGRAGSIRCRRPRGNNEEEEYLSRLRQIRLQNFNERQQIKARLRGEKYDSDGSDSQESSEEAEQRRKKIEALKAQANARAAVLKEQLEKKRKEAQEREKRAWEDHLAARGMKVGIAAAENVAAASSSSTSDGPLPQPSPSPPEPAAKAPARPAAISMTAALKNVGAITPLKEKSPEPEKTTVIQSEKRQILRRLNQNLKAQGLGEDGEESLQSPAPQQNQPAAETRPPSNGDRKKWDAAELPVLPAAQLTLEETSASSASPDDGPCSAGDRRKWEAGIPLVLSVAQQTLEETCIRTIEQTAGEVIRMAALQEEAPRKVWGANPDPQVLRVLQEAELQPLTQQLEGVAAGEIASPDKPDQAATPAVMKASNKDFSSVPSPEVRTESAPTSEATVTDEEKRATPMTMLSEAQDPADVESVVLDEKPKPAWRPPAGVQQAWGPEAQQPMPPEGVATPAGEAEGSAEKPSDSPASAHSEAPLFIKLCSPAHRRTAALALLSAQSSVDESSSSLASRSRSVSPLRSKHHDALLIGLSTGMFDANNPKMLRTCSLPDLGRLFSPRQDSAVVVGGDAHVVPDDHLEVEDLEDAAKDDDQSETEDAFEDEDLRDIRASMERLLHEEGDMMRRSSQGDAAGDYNGNPPEEEEEEEDEEEEEEERVLFNRIAAELDEDHNQMAVDDDDGEDDEEEEEDEEEEDEEDEEEGSNGSPGDEEAGELLNNGVGGNHSNNSRLNEEWQSDGSGEEQDGGAAHHDSIFSRLEELRFDLEQQMGFEKFIEAYNKIKASHEDEDESIDLGSGLVLNILGTEHQHLYPNILHLVMADGAYQEDNDE; encoded by the exons ATGGACAAGTACGAAAAGGTGAAGAAAATTGGCGAAGGTTCATTCGGAAAGGCCATCCTCGTCAAATCCAAGCAGGATGGACGCCAGTATGTCATCAAGGAGATCGGAATATCAGCG ATGTCCAGTAAAGAGAGGCAGGAGTCACGGAAAGAGGTCGCCGTCCTCGCCAACATGAGTCATCCCAACATTGTCCAGTATAAAGAGAGTTTTGAAG AGGGGGGCTGCCTGTATATCGTGATGGACTACTGTGAGGGTGGAGACCTCTTCAAGAAGATCAACACTCAGAAAGGAGTGCTATTCTCAGAAGAGCAG atcTTGGACTGGTTTGTGCAGATTTGCCTGGCGCTGAAGCACGTGCATGATCGGAAAATCCTCCACAGGGACATCAAATCCCAG AACATATTTTTGACAAAAGATGGGACGGTGCAGCTCGGAGACTTTGGCATCGCGAGAGTGCTGAACAG CACGGTGGAACTGGCGAGAACGTGCATCGGCACGCCGTACTACCTGTCGCCTGAGATCTGCGAAAACAAACCGTACAACAACAAAAG tgatATTTGGGCCCTGGGGTGTGTCCTGTATGAAATGTGCACTCTTAAGCATGCT TTCGAGGCCGGTAACATGAAGAACCTGGTCCTGAAGATCATCCGCGGCTCGTACCCCCCCGTGTCCGTCCACTACTCCCAGGAGCTGCGCTCCCTCTTGGCGGCGCTCTTCAAACGAAGCCCCCGGGAGCGGCCGTCCGTCAGCGGCGTGCTGGACAAACCCTTCCTGACCTGCAGGATACAAAGGTTCCTCACGCCTCAG GTCATTGCTCAGGAATTCCGCCATAACTTTCTTCACAAGCAGCCTAAAGTGGGTTCGGTGCAGGGACCATCAG CCAAGCGTCCCGCCCCCGCCTCCACGCCCCTCAACCCGTCCCACAAGATCACCAAACCAGCCAGCAAATACGGAGTGCCTTTAGCCGCGAGGAAGGTGTCTGATGCAGCCCGGAGGCCGGCTGTGAAGCATAAAGCG GCTCCTCACCCTGCAGCCCCCCAGAGAAGAGGGAGTCaagtggaggaagagaggaagaaacgGGAG GACGTCCTCAGGAAAAGGATGGAGCTGATAGAGAAGGAAAGGAAGCGGAGGGAGCAG GTGTTCCTGCTGAAAGCGGAGCAGATGAAGAGATACGAGAAGGAAAAG ATCGATCGTATAAACCAGGCCAGAGAGCAGGGCTGGAAGCACGTCCTGAGTTCTAGTGGAGGAAGCAGCCCGGAGAGGAAG TGTTTTGCAGGTGGTGGAAAGGTGTTTGTCCCGACCTCCGTCCAGGGTGCAAGCAAAACCCCGTGCGAGCACCACCACGCTGCCCTGGACCAGATGGCTAACCTGCAGGCTAAAGTCCTCCGCAGGGAGGGGCCCTCAGCCGGACCGGGGAGTCCCACCCG CGTCCCGGTGCTGCCCAGCGGCCCCGCCCGGCTTCTCAACTGCGACGCCATCAAGAgggagctgcagaggctgcagCACGTTTCCAAACCAGCACACCTCTGTCG GCCGCGGGGTCACGCGGCTGCTGGACGGGCCCATCAGGTTGAGGAGTTTTTACAGCGGAAAAGAGAAGCCATTCTCAACAAGGTCCGTGCTGAGGGACAGCTG GGCACTCGGCACAGCCCGGCAGCAAGTCACGGAGGCCGGGCCGGCTCGATTCGGTGCAGGAGACCCAGAGGCAACAACGAGGAGGAG GAGTACCTGTCGAGGCTGAGGCAGATCCGACTGCAGAACTTCAACGAGCGTCAGCAGATCAAAGCCCGGCTCCGAGGAGAGAAG TACGACAGCGACGGTTCCGACAGCCAGGAGTCCAGCGAGGAAGCGGagcaaaggaggaagaagatcgAGGCTTTAAAG GCCCAAGCCAACGCCCGCGCTGCCGTACTGAAGGAACaactggagaagaagaggaaggaggcccaggagagggagaagagagctTGGGAGGACCAT CTCGCAGCTCGGGGGATGAAGGTCGGCATCGCGGCAGCAGAAAACGTAGCCGCAGCGTCTTCGTCGTCTACCTCCGACGGTCCTCTGCCACAGCCGAGTCCCTCTCCGCCAGAACCGGCTGCCAAAGCGCCGGCCCGGCCTGCAGCCATATCCATGACGGCCGCCCTGAAGAACGTCGGAGCG ATTACTCCTCTGAAAGAAAAGTCACCTGAGCCGGAGAAAACCACAGTCATCCAG AGTGAGAAGAGGCAGATTCTGCGCCGACTCAACCAGAACCTGAAAGCCCAGGGCCtgggggaggatggggaggagTCTCTtcagagccccgccccccaacaGAACCAGCCTGCCGCAGAGACACGCCCCCCTTCGAATGGAGACCGGAAGAAGTGGGATGCGGCAGAACTTCCTGTGCTTCCTGCGGCTCAGCTCACCTTAGAGGAAACCT CAGCCTCTTCAGCGTCTCCAGATGATGGACCGTGTTCTGCAGGAGACCGGAGGAAGTGGGAAGCAGGAATTCCTCTCGTCCTCTCTGTGGCCCAACAAACTCTGGAGGAGACGTGCATCAGGACCATCG aGCAAACGGCGGGGGAAGTCATACGGATGGCCGCGCTGCAGGAGGAAGCTCCTCGGAAGGTGTGGGGAGCGAATCCGGACCCTCAGGTGCTGAGAGTTCttcaggaggcggagcttcagcCTCTCACGCAGCAGCTGGAGGGCGTCGCCGCGGGCGAGATCGCCAGCCCCG ATAAGCCCGACCAGGCAGCAACACCGGCGGTCATGAAGGCGTCAAACAAAGACTTCTCCTCGGTACCGAGCCCGGAGGTCCGGACGGAGAGCGCCCCCACCTCAGAGGCAACTGTGACCGACGAGGAGAAGAGAGCAACTCCGATGACAATGCTCAGCGAGGCTCAGG ATCCAGCGGACGTGGAGTCGGTGGTTCTGGATGAGAAGCCCAAACCGGCCTGGCGTCCTCCAGCCGGCGTGCAGCAGGCCTGGGGGCCGGAAGCCCAACAGCCCAT GCCACCAGAGGGCGTAGCGACACCAGCCGGAGAGGCCGAGGGGAGTGCAGAGAAGCCATCCGACTCTCCCG cCTCGGCTCACAGCGAGGCGCCCCTGTTCATCAAGCTCTGCTCGCCGGCCCACCGGCGCACCGCCGCGCTGGCTCTCCTCTCGGCCCAGTCCTCCGTGGACGAGTCCTCCTCGTCCCTGGCGTCGCGCTCGCGCTCCGTCTCCCCGCTGCGCTCCAAGCACCACGACGCCCTCCTCATCGGCCTCTCCACTGGCATGTTCGACGCCAACAACCCCAAG ATGCTGCGGACCTGCTCGCTGCCCGACCTCGGCCGGCTCTTCAGCCCGCGGCAGGACTCTGCAGTGGTCGTCGGGGGCGACGCTCACGTCGTCCCCGACGACCACCTGGAGGTCGAGGACCTGGAGGACGCGGCCAAAGACGACGATCAGTCGGAGACCGAAGA TGCATTTGAGGATGAAGACCTGCGGGACATCCGGGCCTCCATGGAGAGGCTGCTGCATGAGGAGGGGGacatgatgaggaggagctcTCAGGGGGACGCAGCAGGAGACTACAACGGGAAccccccggaggaggaggaggaggaggaggatgaagaggaagaagaagaagaacgggtACTCTTCAACAGGATTGCTGCTGAGCTGGACGAGGACCACAATCAGATGGCCGTTGACGACGACGATGGAgaagacgacgaggaggaggaggaggacgaggaggaggaagacgaggaggacgaggaggaaggctCGAATGGCAGTCCAGGTGACGAGGAAGCAGGCGAGCTGCTGAACAACGGTGTGGGGGGGAACCACAGTAACAACAGCCGGCTCAATGAGGAGTGGCAGTCGG
- the nek1 gene encoding serine/threonine-protein kinase Nek1 isoform X2 yields the protein MDKYEKVKKIGEGSFGKAILVKSKQDGRQYVIKEIGISAMSSKERQESRKEVAVLANMSHPNIVQYKESFEEGGCLYIVMDYCEGGDLFKKINTQKGVLFSEEQILDWFVQICLALKHVHDRKILHRDIKSQNIFLTKDGTVQLGDFGIARVLNSTVELARTCIGTPYYLSPEICENKPYNNKSDIWALGCVLYEMCTLKHAFEAGNMKNLVLKIIRGSYPPVSVHYSQELRSLLAALFKRSPRERPSVSGVLDKPFLTCRIQRFLTPQVIAQEFRHNFLHKQPKVGSVQGPSAKRPAPASTPLNPSHKITKPASKYGVPLAARKVSDAARRPAVKHKAAPHPAAPQRRGSQVEEERKKREDVLRKRMELIEKERKRREQVFLLKAEQMKRYEKEKIDRINQAREQGWKHVLSSSGGSSPERKCFAGGGKVFVPTSVQGASKTPCEHHHAALDQMANLQAKVLRREGPSAGPGSPTRVPVLPSGPARLLNCDAIKRELQRLQHVSKPAHLCRPRGHAAAGRAHQVEEFLQRKREAILNKVRAEGQLGTRHSPAASHGGRAGSIRCRRPRGNNEEEEYLSRLRQIRLQNFNERQQIKARLRGEKYDSDGSDSQESSEEAEQRRKKIEALKAQANARAAVLKEQLEKKRKEAQEREKRAWEDHLAARGMKVGIAAAENVAAASSSSTSDGPLPQPSPSPPEPAAKAPARPAAISMTAALKNVGAITPLKEKSPEPEKTTVIQSEKRQILRRLNQNLKAQGLGEDGEESLQSPAPQQNQPAAETRPPSNGDRKKWDAAELPVLPAAQLTLEETSSSASPDDGPCSAGDRRKWEAGIPLVLSVAQQTLEETCIRTIEQTAGEVIRMAALQEEAPRKVWGANPDPQVLRVLQEAELQPLTQQLEGVAAGEIASPDKPDQAATPAVMKASNKDFSSVPSPEVRTESAPTSEATVTDEEKRATPMTMLSEAQDPADVESVVLDEKPKPAWRPPAGVQQAWGPEAQQPMPPEGVATPAGEAEGSAEKPSDSPASAHSEAPLFIKLCSPAHRRTAALALLSAQSSVDESSSSLASRSRSVSPLRSKHHDALLIGLSTGMFDANNPKMLRTCSLPDLGRLFSPRQDSAVVVGGDAHVVPDDHLEVEDLEDAAKDDDQSETEDAFEDEDLRDIRASMERLLHEEGDMMRRSSQGDAAGDYNGNPPEEEEEEEDEEEEEEERVLFNRIAAELDEDHNQMAVDDDDGEDDEEEEEDEEEEDEEDEEEGSNGSPGDEEAGELLNNGVGGNHSNNSRLNEEWQSDGSGEEQDGGAAHHDSIFSRLEELRFDLEQQMGFEKFIEAYNKIKASHEDEDESIDLGSGLVLNILGTEHQHLYPNILHLVMADGAYQEDNDE from the exons ATGGACAAGTACGAAAAGGTGAAGAAAATTGGCGAAGGTTCATTCGGAAAGGCCATCCTCGTCAAATCCAAGCAGGATGGACGCCAGTATGTCATCAAGGAGATCGGAATATCAGCG ATGTCCAGTAAAGAGAGGCAGGAGTCACGGAAAGAGGTCGCCGTCCTCGCCAACATGAGTCATCCCAACATTGTCCAGTATAAAGAGAGTTTTGAAG AGGGGGGCTGCCTGTATATCGTGATGGACTACTGTGAGGGTGGAGACCTCTTCAAGAAGATCAACACTCAGAAAGGAGTGCTATTCTCAGAAGAGCAG atcTTGGACTGGTTTGTGCAGATTTGCCTGGCGCTGAAGCACGTGCATGATCGGAAAATCCTCCACAGGGACATCAAATCCCAG AACATATTTTTGACAAAAGATGGGACGGTGCAGCTCGGAGACTTTGGCATCGCGAGAGTGCTGAACAG CACGGTGGAACTGGCGAGAACGTGCATCGGCACGCCGTACTACCTGTCGCCTGAGATCTGCGAAAACAAACCGTACAACAACAAAAG tgatATTTGGGCCCTGGGGTGTGTCCTGTATGAAATGTGCACTCTTAAGCATGCT TTCGAGGCCGGTAACATGAAGAACCTGGTCCTGAAGATCATCCGCGGCTCGTACCCCCCCGTGTCCGTCCACTACTCCCAGGAGCTGCGCTCCCTCTTGGCGGCGCTCTTCAAACGAAGCCCCCGGGAGCGGCCGTCCGTCAGCGGCGTGCTGGACAAACCCTTCCTGACCTGCAGGATACAAAGGTTCCTCACGCCTCAG GTCATTGCTCAGGAATTCCGCCATAACTTTCTTCACAAGCAGCCTAAAGTGGGTTCGGTGCAGGGACCATCAG CCAAGCGTCCCGCCCCCGCCTCCACGCCCCTCAACCCGTCCCACAAGATCACCAAACCAGCCAGCAAATACGGAGTGCCTTTAGCCGCGAGGAAGGTGTCTGATGCAGCCCGGAGGCCGGCTGTGAAGCATAAAGCG GCTCCTCACCCTGCAGCCCCCCAGAGAAGAGGGAGTCaagtggaggaagagaggaagaaacgGGAG GACGTCCTCAGGAAAAGGATGGAGCTGATAGAGAAGGAAAGGAAGCGGAGGGAGCAG GTGTTCCTGCTGAAAGCGGAGCAGATGAAGAGATACGAGAAGGAAAAG ATCGATCGTATAAACCAGGCCAGAGAGCAGGGCTGGAAGCACGTCCTGAGTTCTAGTGGAGGAAGCAGCCCGGAGAGGAAG TGTTTTGCAGGTGGTGGAAAGGTGTTTGTCCCGACCTCCGTCCAGGGTGCAAGCAAAACCCCGTGCGAGCACCACCACGCTGCCCTGGACCAGATGGCTAACCTGCAGGCTAAAGTCCTCCGCAGGGAGGGGCCCTCAGCCGGACCGGGGAGTCCCACCCG CGTCCCGGTGCTGCCCAGCGGCCCCGCCCGGCTTCTCAACTGCGACGCCATCAAGAgggagctgcagaggctgcagCACGTTTCCAAACCAGCACACCTCTGTCG GCCGCGGGGTCACGCGGCTGCTGGACGGGCCCATCAGGTTGAGGAGTTTTTACAGCGGAAAAGAGAAGCCATTCTCAACAAGGTCCGTGCTGAGGGACAGCTG GGCACTCGGCACAGCCCGGCAGCAAGTCACGGAGGCCGGGCCGGCTCGATTCGGTGCAGGAGACCCAGAGGCAACAACGAGGAGGAG GAGTACCTGTCGAGGCTGAGGCAGATCCGACTGCAGAACTTCAACGAGCGTCAGCAGATCAAAGCCCGGCTCCGAGGAGAGAAG TACGACAGCGACGGTTCCGACAGCCAGGAGTCCAGCGAGGAAGCGGagcaaaggaggaagaagatcgAGGCTTTAAAG GCCCAAGCCAACGCCCGCGCTGCCGTACTGAAGGAACaactggagaagaagaggaaggaggcccaggagagggagaagagagctTGGGAGGACCAT CTCGCAGCTCGGGGGATGAAGGTCGGCATCGCGGCAGCAGAAAACGTAGCCGCAGCGTCTTCGTCGTCTACCTCCGACGGTCCTCTGCCACAGCCGAGTCCCTCTCCGCCAGAACCGGCTGCCAAAGCGCCGGCCCGGCCTGCAGCCATATCCATGACGGCCGCCCTGAAGAACGTCGGAGCG ATTACTCCTCTGAAAGAAAAGTCACCTGAGCCGGAGAAAACCACAGTCATCCAG AGTGAGAAGAGGCAGATTCTGCGCCGACTCAACCAGAACCTGAAAGCCCAGGGCCtgggggaggatggggaggagTCTCTtcagagccccgccccccaacaGAACCAGCCTGCCGCAGAGACACGCCCCCCTTCGAATGGAGACCGGAAGAAGTGGGATGCGGCAGAACTTCCTGTGCTTCCTGCGGCTCAGCTCACCTTAGAGGAAACCT CCTCTTCAGCGTCTCCAGATGATGGACCGTGTTCTGCAGGAGACCGGAGGAAGTGGGAAGCAGGAATTCCTCTCGTCCTCTCTGTGGCCCAACAAACTCTGGAGGAGACGTGCATCAGGACCATCG aGCAAACGGCGGGGGAAGTCATACGGATGGCCGCGCTGCAGGAGGAAGCTCCTCGGAAGGTGTGGGGAGCGAATCCGGACCCTCAGGTGCTGAGAGTTCttcaggaggcggagcttcagcCTCTCACGCAGCAGCTGGAGGGCGTCGCCGCGGGCGAGATCGCCAGCCCCG ATAAGCCCGACCAGGCAGCAACACCGGCGGTCATGAAGGCGTCAAACAAAGACTTCTCCTCGGTACCGAGCCCGGAGGTCCGGACGGAGAGCGCCCCCACCTCAGAGGCAACTGTGACCGACGAGGAGAAGAGAGCAACTCCGATGACAATGCTCAGCGAGGCTCAGG ATCCAGCGGACGTGGAGTCGGTGGTTCTGGATGAGAAGCCCAAACCGGCCTGGCGTCCTCCAGCCGGCGTGCAGCAGGCCTGGGGGCCGGAAGCCCAACAGCCCAT GCCACCAGAGGGCGTAGCGACACCAGCCGGAGAGGCCGAGGGGAGTGCAGAGAAGCCATCCGACTCTCCCG cCTCGGCTCACAGCGAGGCGCCCCTGTTCATCAAGCTCTGCTCGCCGGCCCACCGGCGCACCGCCGCGCTGGCTCTCCTCTCGGCCCAGTCCTCCGTGGACGAGTCCTCCTCGTCCCTGGCGTCGCGCTCGCGCTCCGTCTCCCCGCTGCGCTCCAAGCACCACGACGCCCTCCTCATCGGCCTCTCCACTGGCATGTTCGACGCCAACAACCCCAAG ATGCTGCGGACCTGCTCGCTGCCCGACCTCGGCCGGCTCTTCAGCCCGCGGCAGGACTCTGCAGTGGTCGTCGGGGGCGACGCTCACGTCGTCCCCGACGACCACCTGGAGGTCGAGGACCTGGAGGACGCGGCCAAAGACGACGATCAGTCGGAGACCGAAGA TGCATTTGAGGATGAAGACCTGCGGGACATCCGGGCCTCCATGGAGAGGCTGCTGCATGAGGAGGGGGacatgatgaggaggagctcTCAGGGGGACGCAGCAGGAGACTACAACGGGAAccccccggaggaggaggaggaggaggaggatgaagaggaagaagaagaagaacgggtACTCTTCAACAGGATTGCTGCTGAGCTGGACGAGGACCACAATCAGATGGCCGTTGACGACGACGATGGAgaagacgacgaggaggaggaggaggacgaggaggaggaagacgaggaggacgaggaggaaggctCGAATGGCAGTCCAGGTGACGAGGAAGCAGGCGAGCTGCTGAACAACGGTGTGGGGGGGAACCACAGTAACAACAGCCGGCTCAATGAGGAGTGGCAGTCGG